Part of the Bacillus sp. N1-1 genome, CTTTTACATAAGCTAGACTTTGTCTTGAAGCCCCGTGAACTTGTGGCATGCATCGTAAAGAATAGGCGTCCTGTATGCGTTTTTCTCCTTGATGTGTCACGAGCTTACTATCACTAGTTAACTTTCTTATTCGCTCAGCTACTTCCATTTGTTCAGGATACCCTCGTGCTTCGTGTATCGCTGGATGAAAGGCGTCAATAATTCCTTCAAGTGCTTCAAGCGTCATAGCGCCAATCCAATCGCACTGATCCATTAAACGCTCAGCTTCAATATAGTTGATCACCCCCATCGCCGTCATCGCTTGTGTACCATTAATAAGGGCAAGTCCTTCTTTTGCTTTTAAGGTAAGAGGGGAGATCCCCAGTTCATCATACACACATTTCGTTTGTAAAATACTCCCGTTATAATGAACTTTTCCTTCTCCAACAAGAACTAACGCAAGATGAGATAGCGGCGCTAGATCCCCGGAAGCTCCAAGAGATCCCTGACTTGGAATAACGGGAATAATTTCTTCATTTGCTAGATCGCAAAGACGTTCGACAACACATGGGCGTACCCCGGAATACCCTTTTAATAACGCATTCAGTCGTAACACCACCATTGCTTTACTAACTGGTTCAGTAAAATACTCCCCTACCCCGCAAGCATGAGAACGTATTAGGTGAAGTTGAAGAGTATCGACATCTTTATCCTGAATCCGAACGTCGCTGAATTTACCGAAACCCGTATTAATTCCATAGACAGTCTCCCCACTTGCCACGATTCTCTCAACTGCTAACCTGCTTTTTATAACCTTTTCCATACTGAGCGGGTCAATCGCAATTTTTTCTCCTTCGTAAATGACACGTTTCATTTCCATTAAAGTTAACATAGAGCCATTTAAATGAACCATACCTATCGCCTTCTCTCTATGAAATTGATCGTCTCAAAACAAAAAGAGGCGACAATGGAACATACCGTTCCATTGCCGCCTCCTCATCACTCATTACTTTAGGCAGCTTTTATCCTATATGATTAATTCCGAGACCAAACGTTTCATGTTCAAGCCCTTTTACTGGAGCCCCAATTGTTCCATAAAAAGCCACAGCAATCCATTCTCCTTCATCAAAATGCTCATAAGGTGAGCCACGTACAATAGCGAAACGTAAGCCCACGGTCCGCATCATATCTCCTGCGCCTATCTGGCCACGCATAACCCCTTCCAATGCCTCTAAAATGGCATGATACAAGGCATGCGTCTCTCGATAAAGCTCTTCTGAAATAATCTTATTCCTTTTAGCAGATGTTTCAACAGCTGAGATTACTTTCTGCATACTCATTGATCCAGACTTTCCTTCACAGTAATCCACATCTTTCAGCTGATGAGAAAATGGTTCTAACTCTTCAGGAGTTAATGATGCCACGAGCATCGCTAATTTACCAATCAGTATCTTTTGTGTCATTTCTCTCACCTGTCCACGTTTCTACTAGTTACTAATATCCACCTTCATTGTAAGCGTTATCAACACTAGTGGTCAAGATGGTTCCTTTCGTTTACAAACTCCAGTTAAAAATGAAAGCATTGTATGAACGGCACTTTTCACCCCTATATCTCTTACATCTTTTCGAGGATCGAGGCAAACGATGTCCATCGCCTTCACTTTCGGATGCTCACCCGCTAACTGGACAGCGTCAAACAACTCTTCCGTTCTCATACCACCTGGCGTTGCTGCAGGTGCTGCAGGGTTAAAAGTAATATCAAGAACATCCATGTCGACCGTTAAGTAAATCGTGTCAACGGTTTTTTCAAGTTGAGCTAAGGCATCTTGAACGACATGATGGATACCCTTTTTCCTTACTGTTTTCATCGTCGTGTAATGAACGCCATGTTCATCAGCATAGTTTTTTAACTCTAGACTATTAAAAAAACCGTGAAGTCCGATATTATGCACATGCTTTCCTTCAACCGTATGGCTTTCTATTACCTGCCGTATGGGCGTACCATTGGCGGGACCCAAATCTGATAAGTCTCGCAAATCAAAATGTGTATCTAATTGCAAAATGCCAATCGTCTCATTTTGATGCACCTGCTTCCAGCCTTTAATCAACATGGCTGTAATCGAATGATCCCCGCCCAGCGTTAGAGGTATTGTATTTCGGTGCTGTTCTCTCATCGCTACCATAGCCTGTTGAATTTGATCATGGGTATACCGTATATCTGTCGCATGCTGTTTGACATCACCAAGATCTATCGCTTTTAAACGAGCAAGATCAATGTCTTCGTCAAGATTATACGTACGAAATGAACGCCATGCTCTTCGCATCGCATCAGGATTCTCACTTGCTGCGGATGTACTAATCGATGACTTTGATAAGGGAACCCCCAGAATGGTAATGTCGTAGTCTTGCCAATTTGGCGTTGATTCTCCTATCGTTTCAATCCATTCATTCACCGTAAGATCACATTGTTCATCCGTTTGCTTTGACCAAATCATGGTTGGGCGATTTAACATCGGGTATGGATATCCCCTCATAAAAGGTGTCCTCCCACAACGAGCGGCACGCCTCCTTTAATCACAGTGTCGACATGATTCATTCCATATTGGTAGGAAAGTGTAAGGTAATTAGGCACATTAAATATTGTGATGTCAGCTTTTTTACCAACTTCAAGACTCCCTGTAGTATCCGCACAGCCAACCGCATGTGCAGCATTAATGGTTGTCGCAGTTAATACCTCTTCGGGCGTCATCTCCATTTTCAAGCAGCCAAGATTCATAATAAAAGGAAGAGAGAGTGTAGGAGATGAACCAGGGTTTGCATCCGTAGATAGTGCCACACCTACTCCAGCATCTATCATCTTTCTTGCTTGAGCAAAATCAGCCATTAGAAAAAACGCCGTTCCCGGAAGTAGTACCCCCATCACGCCAGCTTCAGCCATATCCTTTATTCCCTGATCTGATGCTCTTAGAAGATGATCAGCCGAAATAGCCCCAACGGACGCTGCTAACTCAGCTCCTGCATAAGGTTCAATCTCATCAGCGTGAATTTTAGGAATAAGTCCGTATTCTCTACCAGCCTCTAGTATGCGCTTTGATTGATCTGGGGTGAAAACACCACGTTCACAAAAAACGTCATTAAACTTTGCTAGCTTCCGATTGGCTACTTCTGGAATCATTTCTGAAATCACTTTCGACACAAACGTTTCGGGGGTACTCTTTTCTGATAAAGGAATTGCGTGCGCACCCATAAACGTGGAAATCACATCGATCGGATGAGATTCATGTAGTTGTTTCGCAACTTCTAATTGTTTTATTTCATGTTCTAATGTGAGACCGTAACCGCTTTTCGCTTCAACTGTTGTCACTCCGTGTAATAAAAATTGATTCAAACGTTTTCTAGACTGTTCAAACAATTCTTCATAACTTGCTTTTTGTGTCGCACGCGTAGTGGCATAAATGCCACCACCAGCTTCCATAATTTCCATGTATGTCTTCCCTTGTAACCGCATCGCGTATTCATTTTCTCTCGTACCAGCATGAACAAGGTGCGTATGGGGATCGATT contains:
- the hutP gene encoding hut operon transcriptional regulator HutP gives rise to the protein MTQKILIGKLAMLVASLTPEELEPFSHQLKDVDYCEGKSGSMSMQKVISAVETSAKRNKIISEELYRETHALYHAILEALEGVMRGQIGAGDMMRTVGLRFAIVRGSPYEHFDEGEWIAVAFYGTIGAPVKGLEHETFGLGINHIG
- the hutI gene encoding imidazolonepropionase; protein product: MTARLLIKNAAQLITMSGYSDRPAIKEKMSQIGLIENGAVYIEDGIIVEVGSSNEMVSKYKDSVALTEKIDAAGKVVAPGLIDPHTHLVHAGTRENEYAMRLQGKTYMEIMEAGGGIYATTRATQKASYEELFEQSRKRLNQFLLHGVTTVEAKSGYGLTLEHEIKQLEVAKQLHESHPIDVISTFMGAHAIPLSEKSTPETFVSKVISEMIPEVANRKLAKFNDVFCERGVFTPDQSKRILEAGREYGLIPKIHADEIEPYAGAELAASVGAISADHLLRASDQGIKDMAEAGVMGVLLPGTAFFLMADFAQARKMIDAGVGVALSTDANPGSSPTLSLPFIMNLGCLKMEMTPEEVLTATTINAAHAVGCADTTGSLEVGKKADITIFNVPNYLTLSYQYGMNHVDTVIKGGVPLVVGGHLL
- the hutH gene encoding histidine ammonia-lyase, with product MVHLNGSMLTLMEMKRVIYEGEKIAIDPLSMEKVIKSRLAVERIVASGETVYGINTGFGKFSDVRIQDKDVDTLQLHLIRSHACGVGEYFTEPVSKAMVVLRLNALLKGYSGVRPCVVERLCDLANEEIIPVIPSQGSLGASGDLAPLSHLALVLVGEGKVHYNGSILQTKCVYDELGISPLTLKAKEGLALINGTQAMTAMGVINYIEAERLMDQCDWIGAMTLEALEGIIDAFHPAIHEARGYPEQMEVAERIRKLTSDSKLVTHQGEKRIQDAYSLRCMPQVHGASRQSLAYVKEKLEIEMNAATDNPLILENGQTVVSGGNFHGQPIAIAMDFLKIAVAEMANISERRVERLVNPQLNDLPAFLSPDPGLQSGAMIMQYAAASLVSENKTFAHPASVDSIPSSANQEDHVSMGTIGARHAYQIIGNTQKVVAIEMICAMQALEIRGISLASTSAQKLYKIGRTIVSSIEEDRVFSDDIETLTAWLCADQFNWNIHGQLILG
- a CDS encoding agmatinase family protein encodes the protein MRGYPYPMLNRPTMIWSKQTDEQCDLTVNEWIETIGESTPNWQDYDITILGVPLSKSSISTSAASENPDAMRRAWRSFRTYNLDEDIDLARLKAIDLGDVKQHATDIRYTHDQIQQAMVAMREQHRNTIPLTLGGDHSITAMLIKGWKQVHQNETIGILQLDTHFDLRDLSDLGPANGTPIRQVIESHTVEGKHVHNIGLHGFFNSLELKNYADEHGVHYTTMKTVRKKGIHHVVQDALAQLEKTVDTIYLTVDMDVLDITFNPAAPAATPGGMRTEELFDAVQLAGEHPKVKAMDIVCLDPRKDVRDIGVKSAVHTMLSFLTGVCKRKEPS